The Bradyrhizobium barranii subsp. barranii genome segment TCGATCTGGGTGACGACGACGAGACCGTTCGGGTCGGTCGGATGAATCACGTTGCCGACATCGATCTGGCGGACGCCGGTGATGCCGGGAATGGCCGATGTCAGGCGCGTGTAGCTGAGCTGGACGTTGGCCTCGTCGATCTGCGCCTGGTCCGCTTTCACGGCGGCCTTGAGTTGGGCCACCTGCGCGGTCTGCGTCTCGATCAGCTGCGGGGTCGCATAACCCTTGTCACCGAGTTTACTGTAGCGGGAGAGATTGGCTTCGGCATTGGTGAGTTGGGCCTGATCTCGGTCGCGATTGGCCGTCAATTGCTCGATCTGGGCCTCGTAGGGACGCGGGTCGATCTGGGCGAGCAGATCTCCGGCCTTGACGGTCTGTCCCTCGGTGAAGGCGATCTTGACGATCTGTCCCTGAATCTGGCTGCGCACGACATCGGTGTTGTAGGCGATCACGGTGCCGATGCCGCGCAGATAGATCGGAACGTCCTTGCCGATGACCGCGGCGGTGACCACCGGTACGGCCGCGGGCACCGGCGCGGCGGCGACGACCGGCTTCCGGTCCGCGGCGAAGAACCAGAGGCCGGCTCCGACGAGAATCGCGGCGAGAGCGACAAGCGCGATGGCGAGATTTCGTTTCATGAGACCGTCCTGGATGTCAGGGATTGCTTGAGCCGCTGATCGAAGTCGTGCTGCCCGTTGCGGCAGGGCCTTGCACCGGGACGGACGGACTGATTCCGGCGCCGCCGAGCTCGGTGGCTCCGAGCGGTATCCCGACGCGTCCGACCGTCGATGCTGAAGGCAGCGGAGGCGCCGCCGTGATGCTGCCGTTGCAGGTGACGGATGAGCCCCCGGACAGTCCGCCGCCGTCGAACAAGGCTCCGGACGAGGCGGTATTGCCGGATCCGGCACAACCCGCCGTGCTTTGCGCCGGATTGAGCGGCGAAATGCCGGGTGTTGCGATCTCGGTCGATCCCAGCGGAACGCCGACGGGCCGCGTGGATTGCGGGTTGAGCGGCGACGTCGCCAGCATGCCGGTGGAAGGCTGCATTCCCGGCATGGTCGTTTGAGCGGACGTCGCAGCCGGGACGAGCCACAGCATGCCGGCCGTGAGTGCCACGGCGAGCGGTATCAGGGTGAACCGGTGCGAGCTGGATCTTCCCGAGCCGACGTCGTTCGATGGGTGCTGCTCTCGCATGAAAAATGCTCCGGCTGAATGCTGTCGAGCACTAGAGAGGTGCGGAACGGTGGGGTATTTCCAGAACGCACGTCCCGCTACCCGGCAGCACGACGACAACGGGCATTCGACGCATCGTAAGCGGGCATTCGTCTTCGTTCGGCCGCGTCGCCGAGTTGCCTCGCCGATGACAGCGCCGTTGGCCGGCTTTGGCTTCGGCTCGCTTTCGCTATTTCAGAATGGCCCGCACATGCGCGAGTTCCCGGCTGCATGTGCTTGTGTCGCCGTTTTGTTCGGCGGTACGTGCGCGATCAAGCGAATCCAGCGCATCCGCGAAAACCGCTCCGCGGCCGCCTTCGGCCTCTGCAATCGAGCGAGGCGTCGGTTGATGACTGCGCAGCGCGCTGAGGCTCTCCCGCTGCCAGCCGTGGGCGCCCGCGTCTTTTTCTATGGCCTGATCCAGCTGGATCTGGGTTTTCGCGATGTCGTCCGCACAAGTGCCTGCACGCGCGGGCGAAGCTGCGCACAACAGGATGAGAAGCGCGATCTGGAGATTTGCTGTGGATGTCATGTGTCCGATCCCATGCATGGAGTTCAATCAGCATCAGATGCGACCTCTTGAATGCCAAAGCGGATCGTTCGTCTTTCGCGTATGAACGCCGGCCGTTCACAGTAATGAGAGGTCTGTACGCCTGACATATGCGCTGCGCTTTGAAGTGCGCGCCCTAGCTAGGCAGTGTCCCGAGGATGCGCGAGGAGCCGCTGTCTCGATCGGCATGTCCCGACGTGCGAAGTGGCAAGGGCCGTTGTTTGCCGAAATACGCGGGCAAGCGTCGACACTACTGTCGCACCATTCCAACCCGGAGTGATCCCGACATGAAACACCTCAACGCTGGCCTCGCCTTCGCTGCCACTCTCTCCCTGTTCGCGACCGTCGCCCCGGCGCGCGCTGAACCCCCGAAGAACATCGTCCTGGTGCACGGCGCCTGGGTCGATGCGTCCGGCTGGAAGCCGGTCTACGAGATCCTGGTCAAGGAAGGCTTCCGCGTCAGCATGCTGCAGGAGCCCGAGACGTCGTTTGGCGATGATGTCACGGCGGCGAAGCGGCTGCTCGATCTCCAGAATGGCCCGACGCTTCTGGTCGGCCACAGCTATGGCGGCTCGATCATCACCGAGGCGGGTGTTCATCCCAACGTGGTCGGCCTGGTCTACGTCGCTGCGCATGCGCCCGACGTCGGAGAGGACGAAGCGGCGCTGGGCAAGAAGACGCCGAGCGTCCTTGGAAAGACCGAAGGCGCCATCAAGGTCACGCCCGACAAATTCACCTATCTCGATCCTGTGCAATTCCCCAAGCTGTTCGCCCCCGATCTGCCGCGCGAGCAGGCGGAGTTCGAATCACGCTCCCAGGTTCTGGCCGCGACGCAGGTGTTCAGCACGCCGCTGACGGCGGCTGCGTGGAAGACCAAACCGAGCTGGGGCATCGTTGCCGGCAACGACCAGATCATCAATCCGGATCTCGAGCGCTGGTATTACGAGCGCGCCAAGAGCCACACCACCGTGATCCCGGGTGCAAGCCACTCGGTCTACGAGTCGCATCCGAAGGAAGTGGCGGAGATCATCACCCGTGCCGCTCGCAGCATCGATCAACCGGCCACCCGCTGACGCGTTTTGCCGGTCCTGACGCACGGCCGGCAGAAGGAAGGGCGGCGGGAGAGACAGCACTCCCGCCGGCCCGACTGCCCCTCCGGAGAATTCCATGAGCATGATCGAGACGACCGGCACGATCCTGGACTGGGACGTGACGACGGTGAAGCGGGCTGGACTGAGCCGCGATCTGCCCTCCGGCAATCCGGACCTGATGTGGGTCGCGAATTCGTCGACGCTGATCTACGGCGAGCGGGATGCCATCCTCGTCGACACGTTCCTGACCGCCGGGCAGTCGAAGACGTTGCTGGATTGGGTCGTGTCGCGGGAGCGAAATCTGACCGCGATCTACGTCACGCATGGCCACGGTGATCATTTCTTCGGCCTCGCGCCGCTGCTCGATCGCTTTCCGCGGGCAAGCGCCGTTGCCGTTCCCGAGGTTGTCGACGAGATGAAGACGCAGCTTTCGCCGGCATCGCTCGACGGTTTCTGGCGCAAGCGCTTTCCGGGCGAGATCGCACAGCGCTTGGTCGCTGCAGAGCCTCTCGAAGGCGAGCTCACGCTCGAGGGACACAAGCTCGTCGTCATCGACATGGGACCAACCGACACGGCGCGCTCCACCGCCCTTCATGTCCCGTCTCTCGATCTGATCGTCGCCGGCGACACCGTGTACAACGGCATTCATCCTTATCTCGCCGAAACCGACACGCAGAGCCGGCTCGAATGGATCGCCGCGCTCGATCGGCTCGAAGCGTTGAAGCCGCGCTTCGTGGTGGCCGGACACAAGAAGCCGGAGAACGATGACGATCCGCGCAACATCGCGGAGACCCGGCAATATCTGCTCGATTTCAACCGCCTCGACCAGGCGACGATTTCTCCGCGCGAGCTCTACGAGGCGATGCTCGCGCTTCATCCCGACCGTGCCAATCCGGGATCGCTCTGGAGCGGAGCCAACGCCGCAAAGGGGCCAAGGTCATGACGAGCTGGCAGAACAACCGCGCCGCGCGCGATGCCCGCATTGCGGCCGGTGCCGGCCTGGCCCACGGCAAGGTCGTGGAAGCATCCGACGCAACGCGCCTGCTGGAGGCCGTGATCCGGCCGGGCGACCGGGTTTGCCTCGAAGGCGACAACCAGAAGCAGGCGGATCTCTTGAGCCGCGCGCTGCTGGCGGTCGATCTGTCCAAGGTCAACGATCTGCACATGGTGCAGTCGGGCGTCGTTCTGCCCGAACATCTGGACCTGTTCGACCGCGGGGTCGCGAAGCGGCTCGACTATGCCTATTCCGGGCCGCAATCGGCGCGCATCGCGCGCATGCTGTTCGGCGGCAAGATCGAGCTGGGAGCAATTCACACCTATCTCGAACTGTTCGCGCGCTACTTCATCGATCTCACCCCGCACGTCGCCCTGATCGCCGCCGTCAGCGCCGACCGTGACGGCAACCTCTACACCGGCCCGAACACCGAGGACACGCCCACCGTGGTGGAGGCAACGGCGTTCAAGGACGGCGTCGGGATCGCCCAGGTCAACGAGATCGTCGAGACGGTTCCGCGGGTCGATATCCCGGCGGACCGCGTCCATTTCGTCGTCAAGTCCGACAAGCCGTTCTTCGTCGAGCCACTATTCACGCGCGATCCCGCGGCGATCACCGAGGGGCAGATCCTGACCGCGATGCTCGCGATCAAGGGCATCTACGGGCCCTATGGCGTGCAGCGGATCAATCACGGGATCGGCTTCAGCACGGCCGCGATCGAGCTCCTGCTGCCGACGTTCGGCGAGAGGCTGGGCCTGAAGGGCAGGATCGCAACCCACTTCGCCTTGAATCCGCATCCCGCGCTCATTCCCGCGATCGAGTCCGGTTGGGTCCGGCAAATCCACTCGTTCGGCTCGGAGGTCGGGATGGACGAGTACATCCGGGCGCGATCCGACATCTATTTCACCGGTCCCGACGGCTCGCTGCGCTCCAACCGCGCCTTTTGTCAGACCGCCGGGCTCTATGCCTGCGACATGTTCATCGGCTCCACGCTGCAGATCGATCTCCAGGGAAATTCCTCGACCATCACCACCTCGCGCATCGCCGGGTTCGGCGGCGCGCCGAACATGGGCGCGGATGCACGCGGGCGCAGGCATCCGAGCGAGCCCTGGCTGAAGGCCGGAGCGGAGGCCGATCCGGACAGCCCGGCGCCGTTGCGCCGGGGCCGCAAGCTGGTGGTGCAGATTGGCGAGACCTTCGGCGACAAGAACGTCCCGTTGTTCGTCGACAAGCTCGATGCGATCGAGCTCGCCGAGAAGCTCAACCTCGAGCTCGCGCCGGTGATGATCTACGGCGACGACGTCACGCACATCGTTACCGAGGAGGGCGTGGCAAACCTCCTGTTGTGCCGTACGGCGCAAGAACGCGAGCAGGCGATCCGCGGCGTCGCCGGATACACCGATGTCGGTCGCGGGCGGGATCGCAGCATGGTCGCGCAGCTGCGCGAGCGCGGCGTGATCCGGCGGCCGGAAGATATCGGCATCAATCCGCTCGATGCGGATCGCAACATGCTGGCGGCGCGCTCGATCAAGGATCTCGTGCGCTGGTCGGGCGGGCTCTACGCGCCACCGTCGAAATTCAGGAACTGGTGAGGACAGGCCATGGAAGATCTCAGCTTTCATCACCCGGTTCGCGAGCGTGCGGGCGGTATCAGGCAGAGCGCGATCGTGGGCGTGGTCGCCTCGGGCAATCTGGAAGTCCTGGTCGAGCGCGTCCTGCCGGATGCGGAATGCGCGGTGGAGATCAAAACCGCGGCGATGGGCTTCGGCGAAGTCTGGAGCGCCGTCATTGGAGATTTCGTCGAGCGCTATTCGCCTGGCGGGCTGAAATTCTCCATCAATGACGGCGGCGCGCGCCCCGACACGGTCTCGCTTCGGCTGGCGCAGGCGGTGCGATTGATCGCGGGGAGCGAGCAATGACCGCGCCGCTCCCGCACATCGCCCCGGCCGAACGAGCCCGCAGCACGAGCTTCAACGAGGCATCGGCGCGGACGAGGCTTGATCTGCTGCTTGATGCCGGCAGCCTGGTCGAGTTCATCGGGCCGGAACAGCGCGAGGTCAGTCCGCATCTGGAGATATTCGGCCTTCCCGAGCAGTTCGATGACGGCATCGTCGTCGGCCATGGCCGGCTCGGCGGCGCGCCGGTATTCGTCGCCGCGCAGGAAGGACGTTTCATGGGCGGCGCCTTCGGCGAGGTGCACGGCGCCAAACTGCTGGGTCTGCTCCGCGCAGCGCGCGAGATCGGATCGATCCCCGTTCTGATCCTGCTCGATACCGGCGGCGTCCGTCTGCAGGAGGCCAATGCCGGTGAGCTCGCCATCGCCGAGATCATGCGTGCGGTGATGGAGGCGCGCAGTGCTGGCGTGAAGGTCATCGGCCTGATCGGCGGGCGCTCCGGCTGCTATGGCGGCGGCGGTCTGATCGCAGGCTGTTGCTCCGCGCTCGCCGTGTCGGAGGCGGGACGGATCGCGGTTTCGGGCCCCGAGGTGATCGAGACCAATCGCGGCGTCGAGGAGTTCGACTCCCGTGACCGTGCCCTGGTCTGGCGCACCATGGGCGGCAAGCACCGGCGGCTGCTCGGCGCAACCGACGTCTTCGCCGATGACACCGTGCAGGATTTTCGCGAGGCCGCACTCGAGCTGATCGGGTTGATTGGCCCCTTCGGCCTCGACCAGCTCAGGGCGGAGCAGGGACGTCTCGCCGACAGGTTGCGCCGCTTCGGCGCTTGCCAGGACGCCGTCGATATCTGGACCGTGGAAGGTGTTGCGCATGCGGAAACGGTTCCGGAATTGCCGGCCGACCAGTTCATTGCGCTCGCTAGCAGGATCGGGAGGAGCAGTCGTGACGCTCGATGACGTTCTCGCCTCGCTGTTTCCCGACGGCCATGAGGTCAGGAACGACAATGGCGTCATTGCCGGCGCCGCGACGCTGCGGTCCGGTGGCAGGATACTCGTGATTGGTGTTGCGGATCGGACTGCGCTCGGCGTCGACGAGGCGATCAGACTTTCCGCGCATGTCCTGGAGTCGATCGACCGGGGGAGCGGACCGATCCTGGTGCTCGTCGACAGCGACAGCCAGCGCATGAGCAAGCGTGACGAGCTGCTCGGGCTCAACGAATTCCTCGCGCATCTGGCGAAAGTGCTGATCCACGCGGACATGCACGGCCGCCCGACCATCGGTCTTCTCTACGGCCACTCGGCGGCGGGGGCCCTGCTTGCGACGGGCCTTGCGACGCGCGTGCTGGTCGGATTGCCCGGCGCCTCTCCCGCGTTGATGGATCTGCCGTCGATGGCGAAGGTCACCAAATTGTCGATGACCGCTCTTGAGGAGAAAGCCAAATCGACGCCGGTTTTCGCGCCGGGGCTCTCCAATCTCGAGCAGATGGGTGCCGTTCATATGACATGGAGCGACGCCACCTCACTCGCAGACCAGCTGGAGGCGCTGCTCGCCGACATGCCGGCTGCGCGGGATCGAAGAGATGCGCTCGGCAAGGAGCGCGGTGGCCGGCCGAAGGCCGCCGATATCGCGGAGCGCGTTCGTGACCTTGCCCTGCAAACCCGCTGAACCGCCGGTCGGTCGCCACGACCTCGTCTTTGTCAGCCCGCAGGGTTGGCGCGCGATGATCGGGATGCGCGGCGATCTCGCAGCCGACCCGCTGGTTTCGCGTTGGTCCGAAATGGGATGGCCGACGATCAGGCGGCGCGCTCTGCCTAGCGAAGCGACCGGCCTTGCACTCGGCCTGCCGTTGCCGCCCTCCGCCGGCAAGAAACGGCTGTCGTTTCTCGCGGATATCGACCACGTCACCTCGGTCGCGAGGCCGCCCGCGCTGCGGCAGGTGCGCGGCTCGGCGCCGCGCAACTGGTGGCCGACGCTCGATCGGCTCGACGGGCTCGCGCTTCGTCATTCGGTGGACGTGCGCGTGTTCGGCAGCCTCGCATGGCAATCGCTGACCGGGCTCGATTACGTGACCGCTCGTTCCGACCTCGATATCCTGTTCGCGTTCCCCCGCGAAACCGATCTGGATCGGCTCGCCGCCGACGTGGCTGCGATCGAGACCGATGCGCCGATGCGGCTCGATGGTGAATTGATGCGCGCGGATGGTGCAGCGGTGAACTGGCGCGAATTCCATGCCGGCACGGACCAGCTTCTGGTCAAGACCATCGGGTGCGTGGCCCTGCTCGACAGGGATCGATTCATTTCGGGAGCGATGGGATCATGACCACAGCGGCCGCGCGAAGTATCGAACCGCTTGTTTCCAGCCGGAGGCAGATGCCGTCCGGTATCTGGGCCATCGGCGGCTTCGCTGCCGATTGCCTCGCCATGGAGCTGGAAACCTGGCCCAAGCCGGGGCTCGTGAGCCATGTCGACAATGGCAGTCACGTCGACATGGATGCCGGCACGTTTCGTCGCAGCGCTGCGGCCATCAGGCCTTACCTTCAAAGCCTTGCCGAAGCGGGCGCGCTCGGTTGCGGCATGGGAGTGCTGCGGGTCATCGGCCTGGAGGCCGAACGGGCGATGCTCGAGGCGACCGCGGGCGTCAATACGCATCGCGGCGCGATCTTCGGTCTTGGCCTGTTGTGCGCGGCGGCCGGTGCGAGGGCCGGCGGGCTGGTCGATTCGGCACTTCCGCTCGGCGACGTCGTGGCACGCCTCTGGGGCGCCAGCATACTCGACGGTCCGGTGTTGCTGCACAGCCATGGCAGCGCTGCTCGCCGCCGCTTTCGCGCAGGCGGAGCCCGTATCGAGGCGGCGAGCGGGTTTCCCAGCGTCTACCGGATCGGCTTGCCGGCCCTGAGGAGAACAATGCCTGCCACGCCCGAGGATGCGGAAGCGGCCCGGGTCGAAGCGTGCTTTGCCCTGATTGCGTCAGTGGAAGACACGAATCTGCTGCATCGTGGCGGGCTCGAGGGGCTTCGCTTTGCGCGTCGCGCGGCACGTCGCTTCATCGATGCCGGCGGCGTGCGCGCTCCCGGCTGGCGCGTCAGCGCGCGATGGATCCATGAAAGCTTCGTCGCGCGTCGTCTCAGTCCCGGTGGCTCGGCTGACCTGCTTGCGATGTCGCTCTTCGTCGATGCCCACGACGCGCCGGGGCCATGATGTCCAATGCAATCCTGATGGCGCTGGTGCCGGTGTTCTTTGTCCTGCTGCTGGGATACGCCGCCGGAAGGTTTCATGTCGTCGACAATCTCCATGTCGATGCTCTCAACGCACTCGTGATGGATTTCGCCGTGCCGGCGTCGCTGTTCGCCGCGACCGCCTCGGCGTCGCGCAGCGAGATGATCGAGCAGGTTCCGCTGTTTCTGGTGCTCGGCATAACGATGTCGTTGCTCTATGCCGCCTGGTATCTTGCCGCGCGCAGGTTGTTCAAGGTGTCGCGGCCCGATGCGTCGATTCAGGCACTCACGGTTGGCTTTCCAAATCTTGCCGGCGTCGGTCTTCCAATCCTGACATCCGTCGCGGGACAGGCGGGCGCCGTTCCGGTCGCCGTCGCATTGGCAACCGGTTCGGTCCTCATCAGCCCGGTGACCCTGATCATGGCGGAAATGGACGCCGCCAGGTCCCGTGGCGAGGAAATGGCGGCGCGGCAGATGCTGACGGCAGTGGGGCGCGCGATCACCAAGCCGGTCGTGCTCGCGCCCGTGTTCGGCATCCTGTTTTCGGTGTCGGATCTGAGCCTCGACGCGCTCGCTCATGCCTGCCTCGCGCTGATCGGGAGTTCGGCCGCCGGCGTCGCGCTGTTCCTGACCGGAGCCATCCTGTCGGCACAGTCGTTCCGCCTGAACTGGAAGATCGCGGCCGCAACCGTGGCCGCGGACGTGGTTCGGCCGCTCGCAGCCGTTGCAATCACTCACGTCTTTCCAATCGCTCCCGACACAGCGAGGACGGCCATTCTCCTCGCCGCGGTGCCTTCCGGCTTTTTCGGCATCCTGTTTGCGGTCAACTACCGGCTGGACTCCGCAGCGGTCGGCTCGATGGTCATTTCGAGCACCGGATTCAGCGTCGCGACCATGGCGGTCGCGATCGCCGTGCTCTTTCCGCACTAGGCGGCGATCATGACACTTGCGATCCTGTGCTCGGGACAAGGCGGACAGCATCGGGACATGTTCGCCCTGACGGGCGATGCGCCGGAAGCGACGCACCTGTTTGCACACGCGGCAACGTTGCTGGGCGGCAGGGATCCGCGCGATTTCGTGCGCAGCGAATCTGACGAGGCTCTGCATCGCAACCGGTCCGGCCAGATTCTATGCACGTTGCAGGCACTGGCCGCCGCTGCCGGGCTCGAGGACATCATTCCACATGGCGCCATCATCGCAGGCTATAGCGTCGGTGAGGTGGCGGCATGGGGCGTGGGAGATCTGTTCGAACCGGTCCTCACGCTCGACCTCGCAGTGCGCCGCGCGGAAGCAATGGACGCCGCCACCTGCGCCGGTGACGGGCTGATCTTTGTCCGCGGTCTTTCACATGACGATATTAAGCGCCTTTGCGAGCGCCACGGTGCGGCGATCGCCATCGTCAATCCAGGCGATGCCTTCGTGATCGGCGGTGGCCGGGCGGCATTGAACGGAATTGCCGGAGAGGCGAGGGCGATGCGTGCCACAAGGATCGTCGATCTGCCGGTTCGGGTTGCCTCCCACACCGGACGGCTCGCCGAGGCGTCGGTCGTGTTTCGCGAAGTCTTGCGGTTGGCGCCGGTGGCGTTCCCGTCGGCCGCCGGTGCGCGCATCCTGAGCGGCATCGATGGCGGTTCGGTCGTCTCCGCCGAGACGGGCCACGACAAGCTCGCCGCGCAGATCTCGCAAACCGTGCAGTGGGGAAATTGCCTGCAAAGCTGTCTCGAAGCGGGTGCCACGGCATTTCTCGAATTTGGACCTGGACATGCACTGAGCCGGATGGTTGCGAGCATCGAGCCCGGCCTTCCGGTGCGGTCGCTGGACGATTTCAGGAGTCTTCAGGGCGTGCGCAACTGGCTTGCGCGGCATCTCAGCGACTGAAATGGCGACAGCATCGTTCCGGAATCGGACGGACGGCGCGCTCCGGATCGACGTGCGGCGAGGCAAAAAAAAGGGGCCGTCCTTGTGGGAAGGACGGCCCAATGCTCGCATGCCTGGGAGGAGAAGGCTCGAGCCGTGACTTGGGGTCTCAGTCACTAACACTGCCAGCATCGCCGATCCGGCGTGCAAAGTATTTCACGTCCCCACGCTGTTTCTCATTTCGCATGATTCACGAAGGTCCGCCGGCAGGACATGAGACACCGGCTCGCGTGACGGAACCGGGTCGCATTCAGCGAGCCTGGGTGACGCCAATGCGTTCCGGCTGGTGCATCGCCAACGTGCCGGCGTGTCGCCTGTCAGACGTTTGAAGACCGTCGAGAAATGCGCCTGCGTGCAGAAACCGACGGCCAGCGCCGCCTCGACCAGCGGCGTCTCGGTATTCGACAGGAGAGATTTTGCAT includes the following:
- a CDS encoding efflux RND transporter periplasmic adaptor subunit, with translation MKRNLAIALVALAAILVGAGLWFFAADRKPVVAAAPVPAAVPVVTAAVIGKDVPIYLRGIGTVIAYNTDVVRSQIQGQIVKIAFTEGQTVKAGDLLAQIDPRPYEAQIEQLTANRDRDQAQLTNAEANLSRYSKLGDKGYATPQLIETQTAQVAQLKAAVKADQAQIDEANVQLSYTRLTSAIPGITGVRQIDVGNVIHPTDPNGLVVVTQIEPISLLFTLPQTDLPVIQEHEAKGQLKVIAYSQDNKIKLGEGTLLLVNNEIAGTTGTVQLKATFANHEHRLWPGQLVNARLLLKIQKDALTVAGSAVQQGPNGSYVYVVAPNQTASLRPVHVAQISEGQALIDQGLKSGDTVVVDGQYRLTEGSQVRELHGKAAREADLQSSVQDALP
- a CDS encoding alpha/beta hydrolase, giving the protein MKHLNAGLAFAATLSLFATVAPARAEPPKNIVLVHGAWVDASGWKPVYEILVKEGFRVSMLQEPETSFGDDVTAAKRLLDLQNGPTLLVGHSYGGSIITEAGVHPNVVGLVYVAAHAPDVGEDEAALGKKTPSVLGKTEGAIKVTPDKFTYLDPVQFPKLFAPDLPREQAEFESRSQVLAATQVFSTPLTAAAWKTKPSWGIVAGNDQIINPDLERWYYERAKSHTTVIPGASHSVYESHPKEVAEIITRAARSIDQPATR
- a CDS encoding MBL fold metallo-hydrolase, with protein sequence MSMIETTGTILDWDVTTVKRAGLSRDLPSGNPDLMWVANSSTLIYGERDAILVDTFLTAGQSKTLLDWVVSRERNLTAIYVTHGHGDHFFGLAPLLDRFPRASAVAVPEVVDEMKTQLSPASLDGFWRKRFPGEIAQRLVAAEPLEGELTLEGHKLVVIDMGPTDTARSTALHVPSLDLIVAGDTVYNGIHPYLAETDTQSRLEWIAALDRLEALKPRFVVAGHKKPENDDDPRNIAETRQYLLDFNRLDQATISPRELYEAMLALHPDRANPGSLWSGANAAKGPRS
- the mdcA gene encoding malonate decarboxylase subunit alpha, which encodes MTSWQNNRAARDARIAAGAGLAHGKVVEASDATRLLEAVIRPGDRVCLEGDNQKQADLLSRALLAVDLSKVNDLHMVQSGVVLPEHLDLFDRGVAKRLDYAYSGPQSARIARMLFGGKIELGAIHTYLELFARYFIDLTPHVALIAAVSADRDGNLYTGPNTEDTPTVVEATAFKDGVGIAQVNEIVETVPRVDIPADRVHFVVKSDKPFFVEPLFTRDPAAITEGQILTAMLAIKGIYGPYGVQRINHGIGFSTAAIELLLPTFGERLGLKGRIATHFALNPHPALIPAIESGWVRQIHSFGSEVGMDEYIRARSDIYFTGPDGSLRSNRAFCQTAGLYACDMFIGSTLQIDLQGNSSTITTSRIAGFGGAPNMGADARGRRHPSEPWLKAGAEADPDSPAPLRRGRKLVVQIGETFGDKNVPLFVDKLDAIELAEKLNLELAPVMIYGDDVTHIVTEEGVANLLLCRTAQEREQAIRGVAGYTDVGRGRDRSMVAQLRERGVIRRPEDIGINPLDADRNMLAARSIKDLVRWSGGLYAPPSKFRNW
- the mdcC gene encoding malonate decarboxylase acyl carrier protein; the protein is MEDLSFHHPVRERAGGIRQSAIVGVVASGNLEVLVERVLPDAECAVEIKTAAMGFGEVWSAVIGDFVERYSPGGLKFSINDGGARPDTVSLRLAQAVRLIAGSEQ
- a CDS encoding biotin-independent malonate decarboxylase subunit beta, giving the protein MTAPLPHIAPAERARSTSFNEASARTRLDLLLDAGSLVEFIGPEQREVSPHLEIFGLPEQFDDGIVVGHGRLGGAPVFVAAQEGRFMGGAFGEVHGAKLLGLLRAAREIGSIPVLILLDTGGVRLQEANAGELAIAEIMRAVMEARSAGVKVIGLIGGRSGCYGGGGLIAGCCSALAVSEAGRIAVSGPEVIETNRGVEEFDSRDRALVWRTMGGKHRRLLGATDVFADDTVQDFREAALELIGLIGPFGLDQLRAEQGRLADRLRRFGACQDAVDIWTVEGVAHAETVPELPADQFIALASRIGRSSRDAR
- the mdcE gene encoding biotin-independent malonate decarboxylase subunit gamma, with protein sequence MTLDDVLASLFPDGHEVRNDNGVIAGAATLRSGGRILVIGVADRTALGVDEAIRLSAHVLESIDRGSGPILVLVDSDSQRMSKRDELLGLNEFLAHLAKVLIHADMHGRPTIGLLYGHSAAGALLATGLATRVLVGLPGASPALMDLPSMAKVTKLSMTALEEKAKSTPVFAPGLSNLEQMGAVHMTWSDATSLADQLEALLADMPAARDRRDALGKERGGRPKAADIAERVRDLALQTR
- the mdcG gene encoding malonate decarboxylase holo-[acyl-carrier-protein] synthase — translated: MTLPCKPAEPPVGRHDLVFVSPQGWRAMIGMRGDLAADPLVSRWSEMGWPTIRRRALPSEATGLALGLPLPPSAGKKRLSFLADIDHVTSVARPPALRQVRGSAPRNWWPTLDRLDGLALRHSVDVRVFGSLAWQSLTGLDYVTARSDLDILFAFPRETDLDRLAADVAAIETDAPMRLDGELMRADGAAVNWREFHAGTDQLLVKTIGCVALLDRDRFISGAMGS
- the mdcB gene encoding triphosphoribosyl-dephospho-CoA synthase MdcB, whose translation is MTTAAARSIEPLVSSRRQMPSGIWAIGGFAADCLAMELETWPKPGLVSHVDNGSHVDMDAGTFRRSAAAIRPYLQSLAEAGALGCGMGVLRVIGLEAERAMLEATAGVNTHRGAIFGLGLLCAAAGARAGGLVDSALPLGDVVARLWGASILDGPVLLHSHGSAARRRFRAGGARIEAASGFPSVYRIGLPALRRTMPATPEDAEAARVEACFALIASVEDTNLLHRGGLEGLRFARRAARRFIDAGGVRAPGWRVSARWIHESFVARRLSPGGSADLLAMSLFVDAHDAPGP
- a CDS encoding AEC family transporter, yielding MMSNAILMALVPVFFVLLLGYAAGRFHVVDNLHVDALNALVMDFAVPASLFAATASASRSEMIEQVPLFLVLGITMSLLYAAWYLAARRLFKVSRPDASIQALTVGFPNLAGVGLPILTSVAGQAGAVPVAVALATGSVLISPVTLIMAEMDAARSRGEEMAARQMLTAVGRAITKPVVLAPVFGILFSVSDLSLDALAHACLALIGSSAAGVALFLTGAILSAQSFRLNWKIAAATVAADVVRPLAAVAITHVFPIAPDTARTAILLAAVPSGFFGILFAVNYRLDSAAVGSMVISSTGFSVATMAVAIAVLFPH
- a CDS encoding ACP S-malonyltransferase, whose protein sequence is MTLAILCSGQGGQHRDMFALTGDAPEATHLFAHAATLLGGRDPRDFVRSESDEALHRNRSGQILCTLQALAAAAGLEDIIPHGAIIAGYSVGEVAAWGVGDLFEPVLTLDLAVRRAEAMDAATCAGDGLIFVRGLSHDDIKRLCERHGAAIAIVNPGDAFVIGGGRAALNGIAGEARAMRATRIVDLPVRVASHTGRLAEASVVFREVLRLAPVAFPSAAGARILSGIDGGSVVSAETGHDKLAAQISQTVQWGNCLQSCLEAGATAFLEFGPGHALSRMVASIEPGLPVRSLDDFRSLQGVRNWLARHLSD